The following coding sequences lie in one Apium graveolens cultivar Ventura chromosome 3, ASM990537v1, whole genome shotgun sequence genomic window:
- the LOC141713755 gene encoding uncharacterized protein LOC141713755, which produces MTNSENIGEFVTRLKMVTNEIKRNGESLDDVQVMEKLLHSLTKKFDYVVTSIEESKDLSTISIDELVGSLQAHEQQMNPYDDASHLEKALESKVSIVDSSGSSGSVRGKGRFRGGYRGGRGRGRQSFNRGQNSEGFQSSSRGQNIRGRGRGGFQRGDEESKKNVWYLHSGARNHMTGHKDLFTEIDETINVKVTFGDLSKIPVKEKGTITIGSKNDEKKISRIFSMNLNTGQSGATVIR; this is translated from the exons ATGACAAATTCtgaaaatattggtgaatttgttacTCGTTTGAAAATGGTGACAAATGAGATAAAAAGAAACGGGGAAAGTCTCGATGATGTTCAGGTAATGGAAAAATTACTCCATTCGTTGACAAAGAAATTTGATTACGTTGTTACTTCTATCGAGGAGTCAAAGGACTTATCGACAATTTCCATTGATGAGCTCGTAGGTTCACTTCAAGCTCATGAGCAGCAGATGAACCCATATGATGATGCAAGCCATTTGGAGAAGGCGTTGGAAAGTAAAGTATCCATTGTCGATAGTTCTGGCAGTAGCGGTTCTGTACGTGGCAAAGGTCGTTTTAGAGGTGGCTACCGAGGTGGACGAGGACGTGGAAGGCAGTCTTTCAACAGAGGCCAGAATTCTGAAGGTTTTCAATCATCTAGTCGTGGTCAAAATATTCGAGGCCGAGGAAGAGGTGGATTTCAACGAG GAGACGAGGAAAGCAAAAAGAATGTTTGGTATCTTCATTCAGGGGCCAGGAATCACATGACTGGTCATAAAGATTTATTTACGGAGATAGACGAGACCATCAACGTAAAAGTTACTTTTGGTGACTTGTCAAAAATTCCGGTCAAAGAAAAAGGTACAATTACAATTGGGTCAAAGAATGATGAGAAAAa GATATCAAGAATATTTTCTATGAATCTGAACACCGGACAGAGCGGTGCTACAGTAATTAGATAG